A window from Temnothorax longispinosus isolate EJ_2023e chromosome 1, Tlon_JGU_v1, whole genome shotgun sequence encodes these proteins:
- the LOC139813981 gene encoding phospholipid scramblase 2-like, translated as MHMSDCASPSTICPPGLEYLMGLDYLFVENELFEGWQTEMRDKFLITDNRGKQVFYIEQELRNYITCWGFCLGQYNSLYDYEYSAYDRNQQEILHMVRPFAKCCQLPVKSVDEQHVVGMIRRHWRGFSQEIFNFSGTKFGINFPRDLDVKIKAVLLGATILIDCLYFGKEK; from the exons ATGCATATGA GTGACTGCGCGTCACCGAGTACGATATGTCCACCTGGCTTGGAATACCTTATGGGCCTCGATTATCTTTTCGTGGAAAATGAGTTGTTTGAAG gaTGGCAAACTGAAATGAGGGACAAGTTTCTTATTACGGATAATAGAGGCAAACAGGTGTTTTACATAGAGCAGGAATTACGAAACTATATAACCTGCTGGGGATTCTGCCTGGGACAGTATAATTCATTATACGATTACGAATACAGCGCTTACGATAGAAATCAACAAGAGATTCTTCATATGGTTCGACCCTTCGCCAAATGCTGCCAATTGCCG GTCAAATCTGTGGATGAGCAGCACGTCGTCGGTATGATTCGAAGGCATTGGAGAGGCTTTTCTCAAGAGATATTCAACTTTTCGGGTACAAAATTCGGCATTAACTTTCCGCGCGATCTCGACGTGAAAATAAAAGCCGTACTGCTAGGAGCGACTATTCTAATA gACTGCTTGTATTTCGGAAAGGAGAAATAG
- the LOC139816897 gene encoding uncharacterized protein isoform X1 has protein sequence MDQLSEGQAVVVGGTGGTVQVVQMRQGGQTMMLPQAIQVAAPNGQIQVVPVSSVLNTGKQIVIQQPQTPQIIQTPDVRTYIYQPVQMEGQVQQAQPTVINLNGNLMQIAGTTSKTATIAATTTRPVQPFGSPTSTVSQAGNVIMRGFTMDQLGEGQAVVVVGTGGTEQVVQMSQSRQTMMFPQAIQVAAPNGQIQVVPMFSLINTGQQIVIQQPQTPQIIQTSNVRTYIYQPVQLEGQVQQAQPTVINLNGNLMQIAGTTSQTATTAATTTRPVQPFGSPTSTVPQAGNVMRENMTSHYQRLYNESCSRYPYVDRVSVGEEGSVDFIYQFTKKRYVPKNHQNISIYHTAPDIIGPPKFQNYGELFHLPSFFENKWNSVNKDVDMSISPWQNEELHDRAADDICQNGQYTAQTKKNGYICIEFHEAVYPIRVCIYEIHNPGSIIQISAQDSDNEWFKLWYKSPHFVPPTSRLFSPPLSHLCNFKTKMLKLTFENSSRLFYTKLDAVMLIGTSELILSRKPNESLTNLLKRINSVYSSYHDDVHNLTADLKSAHLDIVHLQQNFPEYCICESDIRRVSSKSNLKQKISQEIIPCYEQPSHSNYAKRIKLSSDESKDLSRCSLSALPNEMLLKILNYLDLTTLCRMNKVNKPFNELTRDPLLYTRLNMRRVTDKCIMRKVFCYFTAIICEFLRQLDLTGSNFDVNDFVNFLDNCGRNLTHLKLSRCDVDLNPALLKISEICKNLKELNLSNCRFIDDKGFSYLEKLKNLEHLNLCNTGINAQQLCKILQKNQRMRELYSGMVINEEAVLLELENSCRDLEVIHLHALRLTPHGISALANCKNLLKVELTFPGFLLSYSDQYLVIDSLFKLLSSYQNLQEVYIVFAFLTEYQLELLAQCKNLKKLYFNFVIFYILKEKLSVIFEQCPNLQEFCFINCDISDQLVNEWKKRYPHVSVYTYDR, from the exons ATGGACCAGCTCAGCGAAGGACAGGCGGTTGTAGTTGGCGGTACCGGTGGAACCGTACAAGTTGTTCAGATGAGACAGGGTGGACAAACTATGATGCTTCCACAGGCGATACAAGTAGCGGCGCCTAATGGACAGATCCAAGTTGTTCCAGTTTCTAGTGTGCTTAACACTGGTAAACAGATAGTTATTCAGCAACCACAGACCCCACAAATCATTCAAACTCCCGATGTACGAACTTACATCTACCAACCTGTGCAGATGGAAGGCCAAGTACAACAAGCGCAACCAACTG TGATAAATCTTAATGGTAATCTCATGCAAATTGCTGGTACAACGTCAAAAACTGCAACTATTGCAGCTACTACAACCCGCCCGGTACAACCTTTCGGCAGTCCTACGTCAACAGTTTCACAAGCAGGGAACGTCATTATG cgAGGATTTACCATGGACCAGCTCGGCGAAGGACAGGCGGTTGTAGTTGTCGGTACCGGTGGAACCGAACAAGTTGTTCAGATGAGCCAGAGTAGACAAACTATGATGTTTCCACAGGCGATACAAGTAGCGGCGCCTAATGGACAGATCCAAGTTGTTCCAATGTTTAGTCTGATTAACACTGGTCAACAGATAGTTATTCAGCAACCACAGACCCCACAAATCATTCAAACTTCCAATGTACGAACTTACATCTACCAACCTGTGCAGTTGGAAGGCCAAGTACAACAAGCGCAACCAACTG TGATAAATCTTAATGGTAATCTCATGCAAATTGCTGGTACAACGTCACAAACTGCAACTACTGCAGCTACTACAACCCGCCCGGTACAACCTTTCGGCAGTCCTACGTCAACAGTTCCACAAGCAGGGAACGTTATG aGAGAAAATATGACATCCCATTATCAACGTTTGTATAACGAGAGTTGTAGTCGATATCCCTATGTCGACAGAGTATCCGTAGGAGAGGAGGGTAGTGTTGACTTCATCTATCAATTTACGAAGAAGAGATATGTTCCCAAGAACCATCAGAATATTAGCATATATCACACTGCCCCTGACATAATTGGACCACCCAAATTTCAAAACTATGGAGAACTATTTCATTTAccttctttttttgaaaacaagtgg AATTCAGTCAATAAAGATGTCGATATGTCAATATCTCCATGGCAAAACGAAGAACTTCATGATAGGGCTGCTGATGATATTTGTCAGAATGGACAGTATACTGCCCAGACGAAGAAAAACGgttatattt GTATCGAGTTTCATGAAGCTGTATATCCAATCAGAGTCTGCATTTACGAAATACATAATCCTGGAAGCATAATTCAAATTTCGGCTCAAGATTCTGATAATGAGTGGTTTAAGTTGTGGTATAAATCGCCTCATTTTGTACCGCCgacatcaagattattttctccacCGTTATCGCATCTGTGTAACTTTAAAACCAAAATGCTCAAACTAACATTTGAAAACAGTTCACGTCTCTTTTACACAAAGCTAGATGCTGTGATGCTCATCGGTACATCAGAATTGATCCTTTCTAGAAAGCCTAACGAGAGTTTAactaatttgttaaaaagaattaacagCGTGTACTCTTCATACCATGACGATGTTCATAATTTAACAGCAGATTTAAAAAGTGCACACTTGGATATAGTTCATCTGCAACAGAATTTTCCCGAATATTGTATTTGTGAAAG CGATATAAGAAGGGTTTCTTCTAAGAGtaatttaaagcaaaaaatatctcaggaGATAATCCCTTGTTATGAGCAACCTAGTCATTCAAATTATGCAAAGCGTATAAAACTCTCTTCGGATGAATCCAAGGACTTATCACGTTGCAGTTTATCTGCGCTTCCG AATGAAATgctactaaaaatattaaactatttaGATCTGACGACGTTATGCCGCatgaataaagtaaataaaccCTTCAATGAGTTAACACGGGACCCTCTACTCTATACACGTTTGAACATGAGACGTGTGACTGACAAATGTATTATGCGCAAAgtattttgttactttacaGCTATTATATGTGAATTTTTGCGACAATTGGATCTTACAGGAAGCAACTTTGATGTTAATGATTTCGTAAACTTTCTTGATAATTGCGGCAGAAATTTAACGCACTTAAAATTAAGTCGCTGCGATGTCGATTTAAATCCTGCCCTacttaaaatttcagaaatatgcaaaaatttgaaag aattgAATCTAAGTAATTGTCGATTCATAGACGACAAAGGATTTTCGTATCTCGAGAAGCTGAAAAATTTGGAACATTTAAACCTTTGTAATACAGGTATAAACGCTCAACAACTGtgcaaaatattgcaaaaaaatcaacGGATGCGTGAGTTATATTCCGGTATGGTTATAAACGAGGAAGCAGTTCTACTAGAGTTGGAAAATTCGTGTCGTGACTTGGAAGTAATACATTTGCATGCACTTCGTCTTACACCTCATGGTATTAGTGCCCTTGCTAACTGTAAAAATTTACTGAAAGTGGAGCTTACTTTTCCAGG attcTTATTAAGTTATTCAGATCAATATTTAGTTATTGATagcttatttaaattactttcctCTTATCAAAACTTGCAAGAAGTTTATATTGTATTTGCTTTCCTTACTGAATACCAGTTGGAATTACTAGCACAGTGCAAAAACTTGAagaagttatattttaattttgtgatattttatatacttaaggAAAAATTGTCAGTTATTTTTGAACAATGTCCTAACCTGCAAGAGTTTTGTTTCATAAACTGTGACATAAGCGATCAATTGGTTAATGAATGGAAAAAGAGATATCCGCATGTGTCCGTCTATACATACGACagataa
- the LOC139816897 gene encoding uncharacterized protein isoform X2 — protein sequence MDQLSEGQAVVVGGTGGTVQVVQMRQGGQTMMLPQAIQVAAPNGQIQVVPVSSVLNTGKQIVIQQPQTPQIIQTPDVRTYIYQPVQMEGQVQQAQPTVINLNGNLMQIAGTTSKTATIAATTTRPVQPFGSPTSTVSQAGNVIMRGFTMDQLGEGQAVVVVGTGGTEQVVQMSQSRQTMMFPQAIQVAAPNGQIQVVPMFSLINTGQQIVIQQPQTPQIIQTSNVRTYIYQPVQLEGQVQQAQPTVINLNGNLMQIAGTTSQTATTAATTTRPVQPFGSPTSTVPQAGNVMRENMTSHYQRLYNESCSRYPYVDRVSVGEEGSVDFIYQFTKKRYVPKNHQNISIYHTAPDIIGPPKFQNYGELFHLPSFFENKWNSVNKDVDMSISPWQNEELHDRAADDICQNGQYTAQTKKNGYICIEFHEAVYPIRVCIYEIHNPGSIIQISAQDSDNEWFKLWYKSPHFVPPTSRLFSPPLSHLCNFKTKMLKLTFENSSRLFYTKLDAVMLIGTSELILSRKPNESLTNLLKRINSVYSSYHDDVHNLTADLKSAHLDIVHLQQNFPEYCICESDIRRVSSKSNLKQKISQEIIPCYEQPSHSNYAKRIKLSSDESKDLSRCSLSALPNEMLLKILNYLDLTTLCRMNKVNKPFNELTRDPLLYTRLNMRRVTDKCIMRKVFCYFTAIICEFLRQLDLTGSNFDVNDFVNFLDNCGRNLTHLKLSRCDVDLNPALLKISEICKNLKGINAQQLCKILQKNQRMRELYSGMVINEEAVLLELENSCRDLEVIHLHALRLTPHGISALANCKNLLKVELTFPGFLLSYSDQYLVIDSLFKLLSSYQNLQEVYIVFAFLTEYQLELLAQCKNLKKLYFNFVIFYILKEKLSVIFEQCPNLQEFCFINCDISDQLVNEWKKRYPHVSVYTYDR from the exons ATGGACCAGCTCAGCGAAGGACAGGCGGTTGTAGTTGGCGGTACCGGTGGAACCGTACAAGTTGTTCAGATGAGACAGGGTGGACAAACTATGATGCTTCCACAGGCGATACAAGTAGCGGCGCCTAATGGACAGATCCAAGTTGTTCCAGTTTCTAGTGTGCTTAACACTGGTAAACAGATAGTTATTCAGCAACCACAGACCCCACAAATCATTCAAACTCCCGATGTACGAACTTACATCTACCAACCTGTGCAGATGGAAGGCCAAGTACAACAAGCGCAACCAACTG TGATAAATCTTAATGGTAATCTCATGCAAATTGCTGGTACAACGTCAAAAACTGCAACTATTGCAGCTACTACAACCCGCCCGGTACAACCTTTCGGCAGTCCTACGTCAACAGTTTCACAAGCAGGGAACGTCATTATG cgAGGATTTACCATGGACCAGCTCGGCGAAGGACAGGCGGTTGTAGTTGTCGGTACCGGTGGAACCGAACAAGTTGTTCAGATGAGCCAGAGTAGACAAACTATGATGTTTCCACAGGCGATACAAGTAGCGGCGCCTAATGGACAGATCCAAGTTGTTCCAATGTTTAGTCTGATTAACACTGGTCAACAGATAGTTATTCAGCAACCACAGACCCCACAAATCATTCAAACTTCCAATGTACGAACTTACATCTACCAACCTGTGCAGTTGGAAGGCCAAGTACAACAAGCGCAACCAACTG TGATAAATCTTAATGGTAATCTCATGCAAATTGCTGGTACAACGTCACAAACTGCAACTACTGCAGCTACTACAACCCGCCCGGTACAACCTTTCGGCAGTCCTACGTCAACAGTTCCACAAGCAGGGAACGTTATG aGAGAAAATATGACATCCCATTATCAACGTTTGTATAACGAGAGTTGTAGTCGATATCCCTATGTCGACAGAGTATCCGTAGGAGAGGAGGGTAGTGTTGACTTCATCTATCAATTTACGAAGAAGAGATATGTTCCCAAGAACCATCAGAATATTAGCATATATCACACTGCCCCTGACATAATTGGACCACCCAAATTTCAAAACTATGGAGAACTATTTCATTTAccttctttttttgaaaacaagtgg AATTCAGTCAATAAAGATGTCGATATGTCAATATCTCCATGGCAAAACGAAGAACTTCATGATAGGGCTGCTGATGATATTTGTCAGAATGGACAGTATACTGCCCAGACGAAGAAAAACGgttatattt GTATCGAGTTTCATGAAGCTGTATATCCAATCAGAGTCTGCATTTACGAAATACATAATCCTGGAAGCATAATTCAAATTTCGGCTCAAGATTCTGATAATGAGTGGTTTAAGTTGTGGTATAAATCGCCTCATTTTGTACCGCCgacatcaagattattttctccacCGTTATCGCATCTGTGTAACTTTAAAACCAAAATGCTCAAACTAACATTTGAAAACAGTTCACGTCTCTTTTACACAAAGCTAGATGCTGTGATGCTCATCGGTACATCAGAATTGATCCTTTCTAGAAAGCCTAACGAGAGTTTAactaatttgttaaaaagaattaacagCGTGTACTCTTCATACCATGACGATGTTCATAATTTAACAGCAGATTTAAAAAGTGCACACTTGGATATAGTTCATCTGCAACAGAATTTTCCCGAATATTGTATTTGTGAAAG CGATATAAGAAGGGTTTCTTCTAAGAGtaatttaaagcaaaaaatatctcaggaGATAATCCCTTGTTATGAGCAACCTAGTCATTCAAATTATGCAAAGCGTATAAAACTCTCTTCGGATGAATCCAAGGACTTATCACGTTGCAGTTTATCTGCGCTTCCG AATGAAATgctactaaaaatattaaactatttaGATCTGACGACGTTATGCCGCatgaataaagtaaataaaccCTTCAATGAGTTAACACGGGACCCTCTACTCTATACACGTTTGAACATGAGACGTGTGACTGACAAATGTATTATGCGCAAAgtattttgttactttacaGCTATTATATGTGAATTTTTGCGACAATTGGATCTTACAGGAAGCAACTTTGATGTTAATGATTTCGTAAACTTTCTTGATAATTGCGGCAGAAATTTAACGCACTTAAAATTAAGTCGCTGCGATGTCGATTTAAATCCTGCCCTacttaaaatttcagaaatatgcaaaaatttgaaag GTATAAACGCTCAACAACTGtgcaaaatattgcaaaaaaatcaacGGATGCGTGAGTTATATTCCGGTATGGTTATAAACGAGGAAGCAGTTCTACTAGAGTTGGAAAATTCGTGTCGTGACTTGGAAGTAATACATTTGCATGCACTTCGTCTTACACCTCATGGTATTAGTGCCCTTGCTAACTGTAAAAATTTACTGAAAGTGGAGCTTACTTTTCCAGG attcTTATTAAGTTATTCAGATCAATATTTAGTTATTGATagcttatttaaattactttcctCTTATCAAAACTTGCAAGAAGTTTATATTGTATTTGCTTTCCTTACTGAATACCAGTTGGAATTACTAGCACAGTGCAAAAACTTGAagaagttatattttaattttgtgatattttatatacttaaggAAAAATTGTCAGTTATTTTTGAACAATGTCCTAACCTGCAAGAGTTTTGTTTCATAAACTGTGACATAAGCGATCAATTGGTTAATGAATGGAAAAAGAGATATCCGCATGTGTCCGTCTATACATACGACagataa
- the LOC139816897 gene encoding uncharacterized protein isoform X3, with product MDQLSEGQAVVVGGTGGTVQVVQMRQGGQTMMLPQAIQVAAPNGQIQVVPVSSVLNTGKQIVIQQPQTPQIIQTPDVRTYIYQPVQMEGQVQQAQPTVINLNGNLMQIAGTTSKTATIAATTTRPVQPFGSPTSTVSQAGNVIMRGFTMDQLGEGQAVVVVGTGGTEQVVQMSQSRQTMMFPQAIQVAAPNGQIQVVPMFSLINTGQQIVIQQPQTPQIIQTSNVRTYIYQPVQLEGQVQQAQPTVINLNGNLMQIAGTTSQTATTAATTTRPVQPFGSPTSTVPQAGNVMRENMTSHYQRLYNESCSRYPYVDRVSVGEEGSVDFIYQFTKKRYVPKNHQNISIYHTAPDIIGPPKFQNYGELFHLPSFFENKWNSVNKDVDMSISPWQNEELHDRAADDICQNGQYTAQTKKNGYICIEFHEAVYPIRVCIYEIHNPGSIIQISAQDSDNEWFKLWYKSPHFVPPTSRLFSPPLSHLCNFKTKMLKLTFENSSRLFYTKLDAVMLIGTSELILSRKPNESLTNLLKRINSVYSSYHDDVHNLTADLKSAHLDIVHLQQNFPEYCICESDIRRVSSKSNLKQKISQEIIPCYEQPSHSNYAKRIKLSSDESKDLSRCSLSALPNEMLLKILNYLDLTTLCRMNKVNKPFNELTRDPLLYTRLNMRRVTDK from the exons ATGGACCAGCTCAGCGAAGGACAGGCGGTTGTAGTTGGCGGTACCGGTGGAACCGTACAAGTTGTTCAGATGAGACAGGGTGGACAAACTATGATGCTTCCACAGGCGATACAAGTAGCGGCGCCTAATGGACAGATCCAAGTTGTTCCAGTTTCTAGTGTGCTTAACACTGGTAAACAGATAGTTATTCAGCAACCACAGACCCCACAAATCATTCAAACTCCCGATGTACGAACTTACATCTACCAACCTGTGCAGATGGAAGGCCAAGTACAACAAGCGCAACCAACTG TGATAAATCTTAATGGTAATCTCATGCAAATTGCTGGTACAACGTCAAAAACTGCAACTATTGCAGCTACTACAACCCGCCCGGTACAACCTTTCGGCAGTCCTACGTCAACAGTTTCACAAGCAGGGAACGTCATTATG cgAGGATTTACCATGGACCAGCTCGGCGAAGGACAGGCGGTTGTAGTTGTCGGTACCGGTGGAACCGAACAAGTTGTTCAGATGAGCCAGAGTAGACAAACTATGATGTTTCCACAGGCGATACAAGTAGCGGCGCCTAATGGACAGATCCAAGTTGTTCCAATGTTTAGTCTGATTAACACTGGTCAACAGATAGTTATTCAGCAACCACAGACCCCACAAATCATTCAAACTTCCAATGTACGAACTTACATCTACCAACCTGTGCAGTTGGAAGGCCAAGTACAACAAGCGCAACCAACTG TGATAAATCTTAATGGTAATCTCATGCAAATTGCTGGTACAACGTCACAAACTGCAACTACTGCAGCTACTACAACCCGCCCGGTACAACCTTTCGGCAGTCCTACGTCAACAGTTCCACAAGCAGGGAACGTTATG aGAGAAAATATGACATCCCATTATCAACGTTTGTATAACGAGAGTTGTAGTCGATATCCCTATGTCGACAGAGTATCCGTAGGAGAGGAGGGTAGTGTTGACTTCATCTATCAATTTACGAAGAAGAGATATGTTCCCAAGAACCATCAGAATATTAGCATATATCACACTGCCCCTGACATAATTGGACCACCCAAATTTCAAAACTATGGAGAACTATTTCATTTAccttctttttttgaaaacaagtgg AATTCAGTCAATAAAGATGTCGATATGTCAATATCTCCATGGCAAAACGAAGAACTTCATGATAGGGCTGCTGATGATATTTGTCAGAATGGACAGTATACTGCCCAGACGAAGAAAAACGgttatattt GTATCGAGTTTCATGAAGCTGTATATCCAATCAGAGTCTGCATTTACGAAATACATAATCCTGGAAGCATAATTCAAATTTCGGCTCAAGATTCTGATAATGAGTGGTTTAAGTTGTGGTATAAATCGCCTCATTTTGTACCGCCgacatcaagattattttctccacCGTTATCGCATCTGTGTAACTTTAAAACCAAAATGCTCAAACTAACATTTGAAAACAGTTCACGTCTCTTTTACACAAAGCTAGATGCTGTGATGCTCATCGGTACATCAGAATTGATCCTTTCTAGAAAGCCTAACGAGAGTTTAactaatttgttaaaaagaattaacagCGTGTACTCTTCATACCATGACGATGTTCATAATTTAACAGCAGATTTAAAAAGTGCACACTTGGATATAGTTCATCTGCAACAGAATTTTCCCGAATATTGTATTTGTGAAAG CGATATAAGAAGGGTTTCTTCTAAGAGtaatttaaagcaaaaaatatctcaggaGATAATCCCTTGTTATGAGCAACCTAGTCATTCAAATTATGCAAAGCGTATAAAACTCTCTTCGGATGAATCCAAGGACTTATCACGTTGCAGTTTATCTGCGCTTCCG AATGAAATgctactaaaaatattaaactatttaGATCTGACGACGTTATGCCGCatgaataaagtaaataaaccCTTCAATGAGTTAACACGGGACCCTCTACTCTATACACGTTTGAACATGAGACGTGTGACTGACAAAT GA